The genomic stretch TATGTCGCCGCAGGTGTTTACGAGTCTGTCAGCGTTAAACCCTTTAGAAAAGTATTTTAATCTAAACTTGACGGAGGTTATGGAATTTTCAATAAATATGACCTCCATTTACACCCCAAATATCTGAAATATTTTATTCATTTAATGATGTTATGTTGGCGGCAGTTTTCTTTAGCGAGTAAATTGTCATGTCAACATCCACCCCGTCACGCTCCGGTTTTCTGGGCAGAATGCGCCAGCACCGCCTGAGTTTCCTTTCCGGTTTACTGTTGATCATCGGACTCTTTTCCTTATTACAGTTGCTGTCTGTCGGCATGATCTCGAAAACCATGACCGAGGTGCGTCAGGATAGCGCCGCCAACGAGGCACTGCGCCAGCAGCAGGCCCTGATGGATCAGGCTAGAATGGAGGTCATGAACGCCAGCGATAAGCTCAATCGCGCGGGCATCTACCTGATGTTTGATAAGGAAACCGGCTCTGTCGGCAGCTGGAATAGCCTGATGTCGGAAGCCGAAACCTCATTAGCCAACGCACAAGGGTATTACCAAAAACTGGAGCGTTTTTCTGGCTCCGCACGTAATGACGCCGCCTTCACCGACCTCAAGAATAGCTATCAGCAGCTATATAACGGATTGGTCGAGCTGGCTCAGGGCATTAAAAAAACCAACGAAATCGATATTTTCTTTGCCGTGCCTATCCAGGCTTACCAGACGCAGTTCACCCAGAAGTATTCCCGCTTCCTGCAGGAAAATGATACCCGCCAGAAACAGCATGCCCAGCAGTTGTTGAATAACCTCGATGCCGCACACACCCTGTTTATCGTGATTCTGGGATTACTGCTGGTCATTTCGGCAGTGGTCTGGATTGGCGTCAATAAGGTGATCGTGCATCCGCTTAAACGCATCACCGACCATCTGAAACTGATCGCATCCGGTGATTTGTCCCACGACATAGCCATAGAAAAACGCGCAACCCGTGAAATCGCCGTATTGAACAATAGTGTGGTTCAGATGCAAAGCGGTCTGGTCGAGCTAATAAGCCAGGTTCGTCAGGGCATGGAAACCATGATGCAGCAAGTCAGCCACGTCACCAGCGACAACCGCCAGTTATCAGAGCAGGCCAACCTGCAATCTGCGGAACTGAAAGTCACCACCGAGCACATCATCCAGATTAGCCAACATCTGGAACAGAATGCTCAGTACACAGAACAAGCCAGCCACCATGCACAAGAAACCAGCCATATCGCCGAACAGGGCGAAGGCATGATGAGTGACGTCAGAAATGCGATGCAAAATATTTCCAGTCGCAGTAAAGAAATGACAGAAGTGATCTCACTGATAGAAAACGTCGCCTTCCAGACGCATATCCTGTCACTGAATGCAGCAATTGAAGCGGCACGGGCCGGAGAAATGGGCAAAGGGTTTTCAGTCGTGGCGCGGGAAGTCGGTACGCTGGCCTCGCAAAGCAGCCAGTCGGCGCACAACATTAATGCCTTGATTCACGAATCAGACAGCAGTGTTGCGACGGGCGCTAAGCTGGTTGCTCGCCTCAATGACAGCTTGCAGGAGATCATTCAGGCCGCCAAAGGCACCAGCACATTCCTCAATGAAATCACTGATATTTCGCAACAACAGAATCAGAGCATTCATGAAGTCACCAACCGAATCAGTTCACTCAATGATACCGTGAAGCAAAACGCCGTGCAGGTGGAAGCCTCGGCCCAAACCTGTCTTCAGCTTCTTGAACAGGCAGAACAGCTCAACATGTCGGTATCCCTGTTCCATTTGCCCGTGATAGAAGACGCACCGGTGGAACCCAATACCCAGCGGACAACACCGGCTCAGGTTACCAAAAGCTATGTCGCCCTGCCGCAGCATTCACCGGCATTGTAGTATAGATATCTGATCGGATAAAAAAGCCCAACAACCTGACGGCTGTTGGGCCTGACACTCACTACCCGGCGACTACCACTCGTAAGCTACGGCATACAATAACGCACGGCGCTGTTGCTTCTGGCACAGGTAACGTACGTGATGGATATGTCGGTAACTACGCGACTGGGCCTCAAGCCAGCGACTCCGACGGCGCTGCACCTGACGTTGCATACGCCAGCGGCTGACTTCATTCCGGCTGCGTTTCATGGCACGACTCTTATGATAAGCATGATGGGCCCGCCTATTATATCCCCCTGTTTTCGCGCGCCAAGAGAGAAAGCGGGATTTTCCCGAATCCGCATGCTTGCCAGCCATACGCTATAGTATTCAGAGTAAAGGACTTTCCCCTCAGGGGAACTATGCATACACTTGAGCTGGTGAACATTTCGCAGCAGGGAACCGTACATTGTTACTATGACAGCATTTTATACTGTACTTAGCGGATTACTGGTTTTCAGTTACTGGCTGCTTATTGCCAGTATTACGCTGCGCATTCTGATGAAAAGACGGGCCGTCCCTTCTGCGATGGCCTGGCTGTTGGTGATTTATATTCTGCCACTGGTCGGTATCGTCGCCTATCTGTTGTTCGGCGAGCTACATTTGGGGAAGCGCCGTGCGGAACGTGCCCGACAAATGTGGCCGGTGACAGCCCAATGGCTACGTGACTTGAAGGAATACCGCCGCATTTTCGCCACCGAGAACAGCGAAGTCGCCCGCTCATTATTTCAACTATGTGAACGTCGCCAGGGAATTGGTGGTATCAAGGGCAATCAGTTGCAATTGCTGACCTCCTTTGACGACAC from Dickeya zeae NCPPB 2538 encodes the following:
- a CDS encoding methyl-accepting chemotaxis protein, whose product is MSTSTPSRSGFLGRMRQHRLSFLSGLLLIIGLFSLLQLLSVGMISKTMTEVRQDSAANEALRQQQALMDQARMEVMNASDKLNRAGIYLMFDKETGSVGSWNSLMSEAETSLANAQGYYQKLERFSGSARNDAAFTDLKNSYQQLYNGLVELAQGIKKTNEIDIFFAVPIQAYQTQFTQKYSRFLQENDTRQKQHAQQLLNNLDAAHTLFIVILGLLLVISAVVWIGVNKVIVHPLKRITDHLKLIASGDLSHDIAIEKRATREIAVLNNSVVQMQSGLVELISQVRQGMETMMQQVSHVTSDNRQLSEQANLQSAELKVTTEHIIQISQHLEQNAQYTEQASHHAQETSHIAEQGEGMMSDVRNAMQNISSRSKEMTEVISLIENVAFQTHILSLNAAIEAARAGEMGKGFSVVAREVGTLASQSSQSAHNINALIHESDSSVATGAKLVARLNDSLQEIIQAAKGTSTFLNEITDISQQQNQSIHEVTNRISSLNDTVKQNAVQVEASAQTCLQLLEQAEQLNMSVSLFHLPVIEDAPVEPNTQRTTPAQVTKSYVALPQHSPAL
- a CDS encoding YciY family protein, which codes for MKRSRNEVSRWRMQRQVQRRRSRWLEAQSRSYRHIHHVRYLCQKQQRRALLYAVAYEW